The Nocardia sp. BMG111209 genome includes a window with the following:
- the iolD gene encoding 3D-(3,5/4)-trihydroxycyclohexane-1,2-dione acylhydrolase (decyclizing), which translates to MELTTAQALVAWLIAQHSETLDGREVPLFPAVFAIFGHGNVLGLGTALQERSDLIPVWRGHTEQGMALAAVGLAKAAHRRQVGVATSSIGPGALNMVTAAGVAHANRLPLLLLPGDTFVGRAPDPVLQQVEHFGDGTATVNDAFRSVSRYFDRITRPEQLLAALPQVARVLTDPADAGPVTLALPQDVQAEVFDFPESLFEPVVHSVARPRADRTRLAVAAAALRDSDRPLLVLGGGVRYSGAGPRALEFAQWHGIPIVETTAGRTLVPHDHPLYAGPLGITGSTSANALAAEADLILAVGTRLQDFTTASWTVFAPEARLVSINAAGFDAVKHGSVAVVADADAALQDLPGLLDGWEADRQWTDRAAEVRAEWDGYVDKLRAPAAGQPSYAQIVGAVNDLSGSGDYVMTAAGGLPGEVVGGWRASGGEPTMDVEYGFSCMGYEIAGAWGAAIAHRRGLVTTLLGDGSYLMLNSELFSAAFAGHPLVAVVCDNGGYAVIARLQESQGGVPFNNFYADCRTNHPAPPRVDFAAHAHSLGCAVFTADDLVGFHEAYAQARVAARTGSRPAVVVVRTQPATWTDTGAWWEVGVPEHLGGRVDYDAGKRAQRRYR; encoded by the coding sequence ATGGAACTGACTACTGCGCAGGCACTGGTGGCCTGGTTGATCGCTCAGCACTCCGAAACCCTGGACGGACGTGAAGTGCCGTTGTTCCCAGCGGTTTTCGCGATCTTCGGGCACGGCAACGTGCTGGGGCTGGGTACCGCGCTGCAGGAACGCAGCGATCTGATCCCGGTGTGGCGCGGGCACACCGAGCAGGGCATGGCGCTGGCCGCGGTCGGCCTGGCGAAGGCGGCGCACCGCCGCCAGGTGGGTGTCGCGACCTCCTCGATCGGGCCCGGTGCGCTGAACATGGTCACCGCCGCCGGGGTCGCGCACGCGAATCGGCTTCCGCTGCTGCTGCTTCCGGGCGACACCTTCGTCGGCCGGGCCCCCGATCCGGTGCTGCAACAGGTGGAGCACTTCGGGGACGGCACCGCCACCGTGAACGACGCGTTCCGTTCGGTCAGCCGGTATTTCGATCGGATCACCCGGCCCGAGCAGTTGCTCGCGGCGCTGCCCCAGGTGGCGCGGGTGCTCACCGATCCCGCCGACGCCGGGCCGGTGACGCTGGCCCTGCCGCAGGATGTGCAGGCGGAGGTCTTCGACTTCCCCGAATCGCTGTTCGAGCCGGTCGTGCACTCCGTCGCGCGCCCACGCGCCGACCGCACCCGGCTCGCCGTGGCCGCGGCCGCGCTGCGGGACTCCGATCGGCCGCTGCTGGTGCTCGGCGGCGGCGTGCGGTACTCCGGGGCCGGTCCGCGGGCGCTGGAATTCGCGCAGTGGCACGGTATTCCGATCGTCGAGACCACCGCGGGGCGGACCCTGGTGCCGCACGACCATCCGCTGTACGCGGGGCCGCTCGGCATCACCGGTTCGACCTCGGCGAATGCCCTTGCCGCCGAGGCGGATCTGATCCTCGCGGTGGGAACCCGGTTGCAGGACTTCACGACCGCGTCCTGGACGGTGTTCGCCCCCGAGGCCCGGCTGGTCAGTATCAACGCCGCCGGATTCGACGCGGTGAAGCACGGTTCGGTGGCCGTGGTCGCGGATGCCGATGCGGCGCTGCAGGATCTGCCCGGCCTGCTCGACGGCTGGGAGGCCGACCGGCAGTGGACCGACCGCGCCGCCGAGGTGCGCGCCGAATGGGACGGTTACGTCGACAAGTTGCGCGCGCCGGCGGCCGGGCAGCCCAGTTATGCCCAGATCGTCGGCGCCGTCAACGACCTCAGCGGTTCCGGTGACTACGTGATGACCGCGGCCGGCGGCCTGCCCGGCGAGGTGGTCGGCGGCTGGCGCGCGAGCGGGGGCGAACCCACCATGGATGTCGAATACGGCTTCTCCTGTATGGGATACGAGATCGCGGGTGCGTGGGGCGCGGCCATCGCCCACCGGCGCGGGCTGGTGACCACACTGCTCGGTGACGGTTCGTATCTGATGCTGAATTCGGAACTGTTCTCCGCGGCCTTCGCCGGGCACCCACTGGTCGCGGTGGTGTGCGACAACGGCGGGTACGCGGTGATCGCGAGATTGCAGGAGAGTCAGGGCGGCGTGCCGTTCAACAACTTCTACGCCGATTGCCGCACCAATCATCCGGCGCCGCCACGAGTCGATTTCGCCGCGCACGCGCATTCACTCGGTTGCGCCGTATTCACCGCCGACGATCTGGTCGGATTCCACGAGGCGTACGCGCAGGCGCGGGTGGCCGCCCGGACCGGATCGCGGCCCGCGGTGGTCGTGGTCCGCACCCAACCGGCGACCTGGACGGACACCGGCGCGTGGTGGGAGGTCGGCGTGCCCGAACATCTCGGCGGGCGAGTGGATTACGACGCCGGAAAACGGGCACAACGGCGTTACCGCTGA
- the iolB gene encoding 5-deoxy-glucuronate isomerase has product MSSLHRPAGTLADGGDPVLLTPEGAGWTYAGLRVLRLAAGQQRIVHTGGYEAFVLPLAGGCTVRVDGQVFELAGRDSVFTRVTDFAYVPRDAEVALTAAADAEIALPMARCARRLEPRYGPAEQVPVEVRGAGRATRQVTNFGVPGVWEHADKLNACELITPDGNWSSYPPHKHDRATECEVVNEEIYYFRIAGPDGITPSPTGFGLHRTYTADGSLDENVAVRDGDVFLIPRGYHGPCVAAPGYPMYYLNVLAGPAPQRSMAFCDDPAHGWVRDSWAGVPADPRCPVTGSAGRVR; this is encoded by the coding sequence ATGAGTTCATTGCATCGGCCTGCCGGAACTCTCGCCGACGGCGGCGATCCGGTGTTGCTGACGCCGGAGGGGGCCGGATGGACCTATGCCGGGTTGCGGGTGCTGCGATTGGCAGCCGGGCAGCAACGTATCGTGCACACTGGTGGGTACGAGGCGTTCGTGCTGCCGCTGGCCGGTGGTTGTACGGTACGGGTGGACGGGCAGGTGTTCGAATTGGCCGGGCGCGATTCGGTATTCACACGCGTGACGGATTTCGCGTACGTGCCGCGCGATGCCGAGGTGGCGCTCACCGCGGCGGCCGATGCCGAGATCGCCCTGCCCATGGCGCGGTGTGCGCGCCGGCTCGAGCCGAGATACGGTCCGGCCGAACAGGTTCCGGTGGAGGTTCGCGGTGCGGGCCGGGCCACCCGGCAGGTCACCAACTTCGGGGTGCCGGGGGTGTGGGAGCATGCCGACAAGCTCAATGCCTGTGAGCTGATCACCCCGGACGGGAACTGGTCGTCGTATCCGCCGCACAAGCACGATCGGGCGACCGAGTGCGAGGTGGTCAACGAGGAGATCTACTACTTCCGCATCGCCGGGCCCGACGGGATCACCCCCTCGCCAACGGGTTTCGGGCTGCACCGGACCTACACCGCCGACGGGTCGCTGGACGAGAACGTCGCGGTCCGCGACGGCGACGTGTTCCTGATCCCGCGCGGCTACCACGGTCCCTGCGTCGCGGCGCCGGGATATCCGATGTACTACCTGAACGTGCTGGCCGGTCCGGCGCCGCAGCGTTCGATGGCCTTCTGCGACGATCCCGCCCACGGCTGGGTGCGCGACAGCTGGGCGGGTGTGCCGGCCGACCCTCGTTGCCCGGTCACCGGTTCCGCCGGCCGGGTGCGCTGA
- the iolC gene encoding 5-dehydro-2-deoxygluconokinase, producing MSGFGGSRGELGGLPEALTIGRVGVDLYPEQSGVRLAEVRTFAKSLGGTATNVAVAAARLGRRTAVLTKVGPDGFGDYVRTALREFGVSPDHVATAPNLQTPVVFCELNPPADPPLLFYRAPIAPDLTLTPADVPWEVVDAVPLLWVTGTGVSAEPARGTQHEVLRRRARRTHTVLDIDYRPMFWPDTETAAREIGAMIDHVTVVVGNRTEMQVAVGTADPDEAADRLLARGVGLAVVKRGADGVLVATESERWTVPPCRVEVVCGLGAGDGFGGALIHGLLAGWDPHRIAVYANAAGALVASRLACADAMPTAAEIEGLLCE from the coding sequence GTGAGCGGATTCGGCGGTTCGCGGGGTGAACTCGGCGGGCTGCCGGAGGCGTTGACGATCGGGCGGGTCGGGGTGGACCTGTATCCGGAGCAGAGCGGGGTGCGGCTGGCGGAGGTGCGGACCTTCGCGAAGTCACTGGGCGGCACCGCGACCAACGTCGCCGTGGCCGCCGCTCGGCTGGGCCGGCGTACCGCGGTGCTGACGAAGGTCGGCCCCGACGGCTTCGGCGACTACGTGCGAACCGCGTTGCGGGAGTTCGGGGTCTCGCCCGATCATGTGGCGACCGCGCCGAATCTCCAGACGCCCGTGGTGTTCTGCGAACTGAACCCGCCCGCGGATCCGCCGCTGCTGTTCTATCGCGCGCCCATCGCACCCGATCTCACCCTCACTCCGGCCGATGTTCCGTGGGAGGTGGTGGATGCCGTGCCGCTGTTGTGGGTCACGGGCACCGGTGTCAGCGCCGAACCGGCGCGCGGTACCCAGCACGAGGTGCTGCGCCGCCGTGCTCGGCGTACCCACACCGTGCTCGACATCGACTACCGGCCGATGTTCTGGCCCGATACCGAGACCGCCGCGCGCGAGATCGGCGCGATGATCGACCATGTGACCGTGGTGGTCGGTAATCGGACCGAGATGCAGGTGGCCGTCGGTACCGCCGATCCGGACGAGGCCGCCGACCGGCTGCTCGCGCGCGGGGTCGGGCTGGCGGTGGTCAAGCGCGGCGCCGATGGTGTCCTGGTCGCCACCGAGTCCGAACGCTGGACGGTACCGCCGTGCCGGGTCGAGGTGGTGTGCGGACTCGGCGCCGGCGACGGCTTCGGCGGCGCGCTGATCCACGGTCTGCTCGCCGGCTGGGATCCGCACCGGATCGCCGTGTACGCGAATGCGGCCGGGGCCCTGGTGGCTTCGCGGCTGGCGTGTGCCGACGCCATGCCCACCGCCGCCGAGATCGAGGGGCTGCTGTGTGAGTGA
- a CDS encoding ATP-binding cassette domain-containing protein — protein MSPLIETAGVGKSYGGVVALRDVSMVVEPGEVTCVLGDNGAGKSTLIKILAGVHRHDTGELRVEGEAVRFASPRAALDRGIATVYQDLAVVPLMSVWRNFVLGAEPTRGIGPIRLLDRTRALRTTRNALSDMGIELDDLEQPVGTLSGGQRQCVAVARAVHYGAKVLILDEPTAALGVKQAGVVLRYVVQARDRGLGVVLITHNPHHAYPVGDRFVLLERGAVCGSYRKSEIDVNELTRQMAGGAELEALQHELRRVVRP, from the coding sequence ATGAGCCCGTTGATCGAAACCGCCGGTGTCGGAAAGAGTTACGGCGGCGTGGTGGCCCTGCGGGATGTGTCGATGGTGGTCGAGCCCGGCGAGGTCACCTGTGTGCTCGGCGACAACGGCGCCGGGAAGTCGACGCTGATCAAGATCCTCGCCGGGGTGCACCGGCACGACACCGGTGAACTGCGGGTCGAGGGCGAGGCGGTGCGGTTCGCCTCGCCGCGGGCGGCGCTGGACCGCGGAATCGCCACCGTGTACCAGGATCTGGCGGTGGTTCCGCTGATGAGCGTGTGGCGCAATTTCGTCCTCGGCGCCGAACCCACCCGGGGGATCGGGCCGATCCGGCTGCTCGATCGCACCCGCGCGCTGCGCACGACCCGGAACGCGTTGTCGGACATGGGTATCGAGCTCGACGATCTGGAACAGCCGGTGGGCACGCTGTCCGGTGGGCAGCGGCAGTGCGTGGCGGTCGCCCGCGCGGTCCACTACGGGGCGAAGGTGCTGATCCTCGACGAACCGACCGCGGCGCTGGGGGTGAAACAGGCCGGGGTGGTGCTGCGCTACGTCGTGCAGGCGCGTGACCGCGGGCTGGGGGTCGTGCTCATCACCCACAACCCGCACCACGCGTATCCGGTCGGCGACCGCTTCGTGCTGCTCGAACGCGGTGCGGTGTGCGGTTCCTATCGGAAGTCCGAGATCGATGTGAACGAGCTGACCCGGCAGATGGCCGGTGGCGCGGAACTCGAAGCGCTGCAGCACGAATTGCGGCGGGTGGTCCGGCCGTGA
- a CDS encoding ABC transporter permease: MVSATGTPPPRGSSEPPSRGSSEPPSRGSSTPPRRGLLHRLLVRPEIGAALGALLVFAFFSLATGRFLSALGVATWLDDASTLGIMAVAVALLMIGGEFDLSAGVMTASTALVTALLATRWGWNVWPALVVSLLFALAVGALNGWLVMRTGLPSFIVTLGTFLALQGINLGVTRQITGTVQVSGMRSAAGYSSAGSVFASTVDIGGTRYQSSVLWWLALTAIAAVVLLRTRFGNRTFAVGGSLSAARAVGVPAVRTKILLFMTTAGAAWIVGSMNVLRFAGVQANQGVGLEFQYIIAAVVGGCLLTGGYGSVIGASIGALIFGMARQGIVFARWNNDWFMLFLGVLLLAAVLVNNAFAKRAERVRR; encoded by the coding sequence ATGGTCTCCGCTACCGGGACACCGCCGCCGCGCGGCTCGTCGGAACCGCCGTCGCGCGGCTCGTCGGAACCGCCGTCGCGCGGCTCGTCGACACCGCCGCGGCGCGGACTGTTGCACCGGCTGCTGGTGCGGCCGGAGATCGGCGCCGCGCTCGGCGCGCTGCTGGTCTTCGCGTTCTTCTCGCTCGCCACCGGCAGATTCCTCAGCGCGCTCGGCGTGGCCACCTGGCTCGACGACGCGTCCACGCTGGGGATCATGGCGGTGGCGGTGGCGCTGCTCATGATCGGCGGTGAATTCGATCTGTCCGCCGGTGTGATGACCGCGTCCACCGCGCTGGTCACCGCGCTGCTCGCGACGCGCTGGGGGTGGAACGTGTGGCCCGCGCTGGTGGTGTCGCTGCTGTTCGCGCTGGCCGTCGGCGCGCTCAACGGCTGGCTCGTGATGCGTACGGGACTACCGAGTTTCATCGTCACGCTCGGCACGTTCCTCGCGCTGCAGGGGATCAACCTCGGGGTGACCCGGCAGATCACCGGCACCGTGCAGGTCTCGGGGATGCGGTCGGCGGCCGGATACTCCTCGGCCGGTTCGGTATTCGCCTCCACCGTCGACATCGGCGGCACCCGGTACCAGTCCTCGGTGCTGTGGTGGCTGGCGCTCACCGCGATCGCGGCAGTGGTGTTGCTGCGCACCCGATTCGGCAATCGGACCTTCGCCGTGGGCGGTTCGCTGTCCGCCGCGCGGGCCGTCGGCGTGCCGGCGGTGCGCACGAAGATCCTGTTGTTCATGACCACGGCGGGCGCGGCGTGGATCGTCGGCTCGATGAACGTCCTGCGGTTCGCCGGGGTCCAGGCGAATCAGGGGGTGGGACTGGAGTTCCAGTACATCATCGCGGCGGTGGTGGGCGGTTGCCTGCTCACCGGCGGCTACGGTTCGGTGATCGGGGCGTCGATCGGCGCGCTGATCTTCGGGATGGCGCGGCAGGGAATCGTGTTCGCGCGCTGGAACAACGACTGGTTCATGCTGTTCCTCGGCGTGCTGCTGCTGGCGGCGGTGCTGGTGAACAATGCCTTCGCGAAGCGAGCCGAAAGGGTGCGCCGATGA
- a CDS encoding sugar ABC transporter substrate-binding protein, whose amino-acid sequence MTTKSTPRRLRRLAPWIAVAAVLAACSGPASETPTAQTGTPSPAPAAAGALHNVAVVTHGSSGDAFWNVVKNGAEAAGKDLGVHVDYQASGDPAQQAKLIDNAVAQHVDGLVVSMANPQALQTSVRNAVTAGIPVVTINSGESASAALGAIGHVGQSEELAGQQAGKRLKDAGKTKLLCVIHEAGNIGAAQRCAGATTGFGVTTTLQVDINNPTDAQARIKGALESDPAIDAVLTLNSQIAARAVAGAGEAHSKAVVATFDLNSDVVDALRAGTLLFAIDQQQYEQGYLPIVMLRLYKSNANTLGGGTPIQTGPAFVDKGNVEAIAKLIGQGTR is encoded by the coding sequence ATGACAACGAAGTCGACACCGCGCCGCCTGCGACGTCTCGCACCCTGGATCGCCGTCGCCGCGGTGCTCGCCGCGTGCAGCGGGCCCGCCTCCGAGACCCCCACGGCACAGACCGGGACCCCGTCCCCGGCGCCGGCCGCGGCCGGCGCGCTGCACAATGTCGCGGTGGTCACCCACGGCAGCTCCGGCGACGCGTTCTGGAACGTGGTCAAGAACGGCGCCGAGGCCGCGGGTAAGGATCTCGGCGTACACGTCGACTATCAGGCCTCCGGCGATCCGGCCCAGCAGGCCAAGCTCATCGACAACGCGGTGGCCCAGCACGTCGACGGGCTGGTGGTGTCGATGGCCAATCCACAGGCATTGCAGACGTCGGTGCGCAACGCCGTGACCGCCGGGATCCCCGTGGTCACCATCAACTCCGGTGAATCCGCCAGCGCCGCGCTGGGCGCGATCGGACATGTCGGGCAGAGCGAGGAACTGGCCGGGCAGCAGGCCGGTAAGCGGTTGAAGGATGCCGGAAAGACCAAGCTGCTCTGCGTGATCCACGAGGCGGGCAATATCGGCGCCGCGCAGCGCTGCGCCGGGGCGACCACCGGGTTCGGCGTCACCACCACCCTCCAGGTCGACATCAACAATCCGACCGACGCGCAGGCCCGGATCAAGGGCGCGCTGGAATCCGATCCGGCGATCGACGCCGTGCTCACGCTGAACTCGCAGATCGCCGCGCGGGCGGTGGCGGGGGCCGGGGAGGCGCATTCGAAGGCCGTGGTCGCCACCTTCGATCTCAACAGCGACGTGGTGGACGCGCTGCGGGCGGGCACGCTGCTGTTCGCGATCGATCAGCAGCAGTACGAGCAGGGATATCTGCCGATCGTGATGCTGCGGCTGTACAAGTCGAACGCGAATACGCTCGGCGGCGGCACCCCGATCCAGACCGGACCGGCCTTCGTGGACAAGGGCAACGTCGAGGCCATCGCCAAGCTCATCGGCCAGGGCACCCGCTGA
- a CDS encoding sugar phosphate isomerase/epimerase, protein MIETPHPLRIAAAPISWGVCEVPGWGHVLDAHTVLAEMAALGFTATEFGPPGYLPEDPGARRALLERYGLSAVGGFLALPLHLDRDPILDAAGRTAALYAAAGAEVLVLAAATGATGYDSRVPLDAAGWRALIDTAAAVRDLAGTHGLRTVLHPHVGTQVETAAEVERFLAGSDVDLCLDTGHLLIGGADPVALARRWADRIGHLHLKDVRRDLADEIRCGRIEYSRAVRRGLYPPLGDGDVDLAAIVAATEAAGYRGWYVIEQDTTLSPGDTASGPSRDAERSLRYLSPDRRHGGLRPLEYR, encoded by the coding sequence ATGATCGAAACGCCGCATCCGCTACGCATCGCCGCCGCGCCGATCTCCTGGGGAGTGTGCGAGGTCCCCGGCTGGGGCCACGTGCTCGACGCGCACACCGTGCTGGCCGAGATGGCGGCGCTGGGCTTCACGGCCACCGAATTCGGGCCGCCCGGATATCTGCCCGAGGATCCCGGCGCGCGCCGGGCCCTGCTGGAGCGGTACGGCCTCAGCGCGGTCGGCGGATTCCTGGCGTTGCCGCTGCATCTCGACCGCGATCCGATCCTGGACGCCGCGGGCCGCACCGCCGCGCTGTACGCCGCCGCGGGCGCCGAGGTGCTGGTCCTGGCCGCCGCCACCGGCGCGACCGGCTACGACTCCCGCGTCCCGCTCGATGCCGCGGGCTGGCGGGCGCTGATCGACACCGCCGCGGCGGTCCGCGATCTGGCCGGTACGCACGGGTTGCGCACGGTTCTGCATCCGCACGTCGGCACCCAGGTGGAGACGGCGGCCGAGGTCGAGCGCTTCCTGGCCGGCAGCGATGTCGACCTGTGCCTCGACACCGGACATCTGCTCATCGGCGGCGCCGATCCGGTGGCGCTGGCCCGGCGCTGGGCCGATCGCATCGGGCATCTGCACCTCAAGGATGTGCGGCGCGACCTCGCCGACGAGATCCGTTGTGGCCGAATCGAATACAGCCGGGCCGTGCGGCGGGGACTGTATCCGCCGCTGGGCGACGGCGATGTCGACCTCGCCGCCATCGTGGCGGCCACCGAGGCCGCCGGATACCGCGGCTGGTACGTGATCGAACAGGACACGACGCTGTCGCCGGGCGACACCGCGTCCGGTCCGAGTCGTGACGCCGAGCGCAGCCTGCGATATCTGTCGCCGGATCGGCGGCACGGTGGCCTGCGGCCACTGGAATATCGCTAG
- a CDS encoding LacI family DNA-binding transcriptional regulator, with product MTRPTMEDVATRAGVSRALVSLVMRGSPKVSDHRRRAVLTAAAELGYQPHAMARSLASRTSSIVGVLVSDLHNTFFADVVEGMDAAAAAAGLELILTTGHRNPARERDALHSLLGFRPGGTVLLSPVLPAAAIRQAAERCPVVLVSRTSSAPTVDTVNDDGESGVALAVDHLVALGHRRIVHLDGGAAFTAPPRRKGYLAAMDRHGLEPMVIPSEHTDAAGGAAVRRLLKLFSPGDFPTALVCGNDFAAVGAMSALEEAGLSVPQDVSVVGYDNSSLAALRHIALTTIDQPRLEIGRLAVAALVERLRAERTRPVRRRVPPALVVRATTAPPSH from the coding sequence ATGACGCGACCGACGATGGAGGATGTGGCCACCCGCGCCGGCGTCTCCCGCGCGCTGGTCTCGCTCGTCATGCGCGGATCGCCGAAGGTCAGCGACCACCGCCGCCGCGCGGTGCTGACCGCCGCCGCGGAACTCGGCTACCAGCCGCACGCCATGGCCCGTTCGCTGGCCAGCCGCACCTCCAGCATCGTCGGCGTGCTGGTCTCCGACCTGCACAACACGTTCTTCGCCGACGTGGTCGAGGGGATGGACGCCGCCGCGGCGGCGGCGGGCCTGGAACTGATCCTCACCACCGGCCACCGCAACCCCGCCCGGGAACGCGACGCGCTGCACAGCCTGCTCGGCTTCCGGCCGGGCGGGACCGTCCTGCTGTCGCCGGTACTGCCCGCGGCGGCCATCCGGCAGGCCGCCGAGCGCTGCCCGGTCGTGCTGGTGTCGCGCACGTCGAGCGCGCCGACGGTCGACACCGTCAACGACGACGGCGAATCCGGCGTCGCGCTGGCCGTGGATCATCTTGTCGCGCTGGGACATCGGCGGATCGTGCATCTCGACGGCGGCGCCGCCTTCACCGCGCCGCCGCGCCGCAAGGGATATCTGGCGGCGATGGACCGGCACGGACTCGAGCCCATGGTGATTCCCAGCGAGCATACCGACGCGGCCGGTGGCGCCGCGGTGCGGCGGCTGCTGAAGCTGTTCTCCCCCGGCGACTTTCCCACCGCGCTGGTGTGCGGCAACGATTTCGCCGCCGTCGGCGCGATGTCGGCGCTGGAGGAGGCGGGACTGAGTGTCCCCCAGGATGTTTCGGTGGTCGGCTACGACAATTCGTCGCTGGCCGCGCTGCGGCACATCGCGCTGACCACGATCGACCAGCCGCGGCTGGAGATCGGCCGCCTCGCGGTCGCCGCGCTGGTCGAGCGATTACGCGCCGAACGCACCCGGCCGGTGCGCCGCCGGGTGCCGCCGGCCCTGGTGGTCCGGGCCACCACCGCCCCGCCGTCCCACTGA
- a CDS encoding Gfo/Idh/MocA family oxidoreductase → MTMRVGLAGTGRIGTAHARTLKELPGVGAVVLTDVDGARARATAAELGVDVAPDLDALFAAGIDALVVTSATDSHPALIIAAVDHGVPVFCEKPVAADIDGTLAVLRHVERSPVPVQIGFQRRFDAGYRAARAALTGGELGWVHSLRATTLDPAPPPADYLPRSGGIFRDCGVHDFDSIRWVTGREVTEVFATGANRGDAAFTAAGDVDTAAILLTLDDGTLATVSLSRYNGAGYDVRLEVLGSRGNIVAGLDDRTPLRSAEPGGGSPQRPYPGFLDRFAAAYAAELRTFLAVAAGERANPCGPADALEAFYIAEACERSRREHRAVPIAEVRR, encoded by the coding sequence ATGACGATGAGGGTGGGTCTCGCCGGTACGGGCCGCATCGGCACCGCGCACGCGCGGACGCTGAAGGAGTTGCCGGGGGTCGGCGCGGTGGTGCTGACCGATGTCGACGGCGCGCGGGCCCGCGCCACCGCGGCCGAACTCGGCGTCGACGTCGCCCCGGACCTGGACGCACTGTTCGCCGCGGGCATCGACGCCCTGGTGGTCACCAGCGCCACCGATTCACATCCGGCCCTGATCATCGCCGCGGTCGACCACGGGGTTCCGGTGTTCTGCGAGAAACCGGTCGCCGCCGATATCGACGGCACCCTGGCGGTACTGCGGCACGTCGAGCGATCACCGGTCCCGGTGCAGATCGGTTTCCAGCGCCGATTCGATGCCGGTTATCGCGCGGCCCGCGCGGCGCTGACCGGCGGGGAACTGGGCTGGGTGCACTCGCTGCGGGCCACCACGCTGGATCCCGCGCCGCCGCCCGCGGACTATCTCCCCCGCTCCGGCGGTATCTTCCGGGACTGCGGCGTACACGATTTCGACAGCATCCGCTGGGTCACCGGCCGCGAGGTGACGGAGGTCTTCGCCACCGGAGCCAACCGCGGCGACGCGGCCTTCACCGCCGCCGGCGACGTCGACACGGCCGCGATACTGCTGACTCTCGACGACGGCACGCTCGCGACGGTCTCCCTGAGCCGCTACAACGGCGCCGGTTACGACGTCCGGCTCGAGGTGCTGGGTTCGCGCGGAAACATCGTGGCCGGACTCGACGACCGGACCCCGCTGCGCTCGGCCGAACCGGGCGGTGGCTCGCCGCAACGGCCCTATCCGGGTTTCCTGGACCGATTCGCCGCCGCCTACGCCGCGGAACTGCGCACCTTCCTCGCCGTCGCGGCCGGTGAGCGGGCGAACCCGTGCGGACCCGCGGACGCGCTCGAGGCCTTCTACATCGCCGAGGCGTGCGAGCGGTCCCGGCGCGAGCACCGCGCGGTGCCGATCGCCGAGGTCCGCCGCTGA
- a CDS encoding SGNH/GDSL hydrolase family protein: MLFSRFVAMGDSQTEGLWDGDDRHGLVGWADRLAYRLAEDNPEVLYANLAVRARRIAEVRDEQLDTALEMRPDLVGICVGMNDVMALTSDMDEALDEMEKMYARLAEAGATVITTTFPDVRRIIPAARFIAERVDRVNDRIRLCAERYDLRLVDLFAARSMLDPRVWATDRVHGTPLGHERFALAAAEALGLDGADHSWADPLVEPLHMSRIRATYREIAWFVAVLWPWLVRRVRGISSGDDAVAKRPVLEPVLRTAAGA; the protein is encoded by the coding sequence ATGCTTTTCAGTCGATTCGTTGCGATGGGGGACAGCCAGACCGAGGGGTTGTGGGACGGGGACGATCGGCACGGGCTCGTGGGCTGGGCGGATCGGCTCGCGTACCGGCTGGCCGAGGACAATCCGGAGGTGCTCTACGCGAATCTGGCCGTGCGTGCCCGCCGGATCGCCGAGGTCCGCGATGAACAACTCGACACGGCGCTGGAGATGCGCCCGGATCTGGTCGGTATCTGCGTCGGGATGAACGACGTCATGGCGCTCACCTCCGATATGGACGAGGCGCTCGACGAGATGGAGAAGATGTACGCCCGCCTGGCCGAGGCCGGAGCGACGGTGATCACCACGACGTTCCCGGACGTGCGGCGGATCATCCCGGCGGCCCGGTTCATCGCCGAGCGGGTGGATCGGGTCAACGATCGGATCCGGCTGTGCGCCGAGCGCTACGACCTCCGGCTGGTGGATCTGTTCGCGGCCCGGTCGATGCTGGATCCGCGGGTGTGGGCCACCGATCGGGTGCACGGCACACCGCTCGGGCACGAGCGCTTCGCCCTCGCCGCCGCCGAGGCGCTGGGGCTCGACGGCGCCGACCACAGCTGGGCCGATCCGCTGGTGGAACCGTTGCACATGAGCCGGATTCGCGCGACCTACCGCGAGATCGCCTGGTTCGTGGCGGTGCTCTGGCCGTGGCTGGTGCGCCGGGTGCGCGGCATCTCCTCCGGTGACGACGCCGTCGCGAAACGCCCTGTGCTGGAACCGGTTCTGCGGACCGCGGCCGGCGCCTGA